ACTTAAGTGAAATAGGATCCTGCTTCCTTCAGCATCAAGAGGGCTTTGCCATCTATTCCGAGTATTGCAACAACCATCCAGGAGCCTGCGTGGAGCTCTCCAACCTCATGAAGCAGAGCAAGTACAGGCACTTCTTCGAAGCTTGCCGCCTACTCCAGCAGATGATTGACATCGCCTTGGATGGTTTCCTCCTCACGCCAGTGCAGAAGATCTGCAAATACCCTCTGCAGCTGGCAGAGCTGCTCAAGTACACCACGCAGGAGCACAGTGATTACAACACTATAAAGGCAGCCTATGAGGCCATGAAGAATGTGGCCTGTTTGATCAATGAGCGTAAACGCAAACTGGAGAGCGTTGACAAGATTGCTCGCTGGCAGGTGTCCATTGTGGGCTGGGAGGGATTGGATATTCTAGACCGAAGCTCAGAATTGATTCATTCAGGGGAATTGACCAAAATCACTAAGCAGGGCAAGAGCCAGCAGTGGACCTTCTTCCTGTTTGACCATCAGTTGGTGTCCTGCAAGAAGGACCTGCTACGCAGGGACATGCTGTACTACAAGGGTCGCATGGATATGGACGAGATGGAGCTTGTGGATGTGGAGGATGGGCGGGACAAGGACTGGAACCTCAACGTGAGAAACACCTTCAAGCTGGTCAGTAGGACCACAGACGAGGTTCACCTGTTCTGTGCCAAAAAACAGGAAGACAAGGCAAAGTGGCTGCAGGCCTGTGCGGATGAGAGGCGTCGGGTGCAGGAGGACCAGGAGATGGGAATGGAAATttcagaaaatcaaaagaaactaGCCATGTTAAATGCTCAGAAGGCAGGACAAGGAAAGTCAAAAGACTATAGCGGATGCCCTGTTGCCCCGCCGCACCAGAACCTGCATCCCCTCCACCAGCGCCACATCACCGTGCCTACCAGCATCCCCCAGCAACAGGTGTTTGCCCTGGCAGAACCCAAGAGAAAGCCTTCCCACTTCTGGCATACCTTCCATAAACTCGCCCCTTTCAGGAAGTGAGCAGCAGGCCCATACTTCCCCTGAGGGACTGTGAAGAGGAGAACcatgttcatttcttttgtgtGAAACCCAGGGAAAGTTTCTTGGGCCCAGTGTTGAAAACTTCTTTGGGGGCTCAAGGAAGGAGTTGGACTCACCTTCACTTCAGAGATCCTGCTGCTTTCGTGGAAAGGAGGAGAAGGTCATGACACGTAGCTCTGCCCTGCATGAGAAGCCCCAAGAAGCACTCTGAGGTGGCTGGGACTTTGGAACCAGGGTCAAGTTCTACAGGAATGCTGCTATGGTAGCTCCACAAGCCCCACTAGTGATGGGGACACTCCTGCAGTTCCAGAGCACTGAGAGCTTTTCAGTGCTAAGGAAATGACTCAATTAGAGGATTGAGTCTGCATTTGATTTTGAAGGGAATCAACGATGGGGAGTAGCTATAATGCTGCCTCTCCCTACCATGTGTCTGGTCACACTTAGAAGGTGAGCTTTTACTCCCTCTGGTAGTATTAGGGGATCAACAGCTGCTTGGAGATGACCAGGGTGTTCCCTGGTGTCACCTGTATCTACACAGTTGCCAAATGTAGGCTTCATCTTGCAAGGTGCCTCTTCTTCAAGCTAGTCGGGAAAAGTACATCCGTCTCCTGGCAGCACAGCTTGAGATGTGGGGGCACTGAGGCATCCTCCAGGTCATGCTACTTTCAAGGCCAGCTTGTTTGTCCTTGGCAAGTCGGATCCTCACCTGCCTGTGTGCCTTGTGTAACTCCCTGAGCAGAAATCACATCTCACGCATTCATCCTAACCAAGAAACAGCATTCAAACAACTGTTTGCGATATAAAAGctcatttactttaattttttaatgacatGAGAATGCACCAGTTGGAAAGCATTCTTAAAAACATCCTGCGCATCTTCCAACAGTTGTCTCCGATGTCTTCATCAGTAAAATTGCAACTCGGAAGAACCCATGAAGAAAACACAGGGCAGAACAATCCTGCTTCTCTGGGGTTTAAAGCTGCCTTTGTCCAATAAACTCAAAACGGTGGAGATTCACTGCCTGTGAAAGACACCTTAGCAAAATATCTAGGCTCAAAGATAGGAGTCTCTTTTTAATGGAGGCCACACAGGCTGATGCCTGCAGAAAATAATCTCCTTTTCTTTGCCTATACTGAGAAGTATGATGAAAGTAACTTTTAAATAGTCTGGAGAAGACAGGCTCTGCACTCAGTGTGCAGAGGATATTGTGTCACATAGTTTGTGGATTTCTGTTTGAGAAGCTCATTTTTTTGTATGCTATTCTTGCAAAGTTTCTTCCCCCACAGACCCAAGCTTGAGAATAAACAAGTCTACAAAGTTAAAGAGGAAGGTGTTAACTTTAAGGACGTagttcctcccttctcccctgccTTGCCATATGCAGAGTTATTCATGCATCAAGAAAACATAACTCTGGACCTCTCTGCTGGGCCCTTAGGGCATTTTGTGACTATTCAAATGCCTGCTTACATTGGCTTGCTGAGAGTTTGCCTTGCCCTGTGGTTTACAGCCTCAGGGTTGCTTCTTTCTCACCACAGGTCCCTTGACAGAAGAGGTGCTATGGCTTCGTGCATTggttgtgtatatatgtgtgtgtccatGAATAACTGTTTCAACCTCAGTTGCATTTATATAACTGACATTTTTACTAACAAAATGtaatgatatattttgaaaactgctTTTCTGTGCTAAATAGAGTTGTTTGTATGTACAGCAATTTTGaacaggtttttgttgtttttaatgtaatataaGAGAATTGCTTTAAGGTAGTAAAGAATATCATTTACTTATGTTACATTTTCAGTGAGGACTCATTTGAGTAAGGAGTCAGAGGGCTTCCGTTTGCTAGTATTGACCAATTGGCAGTGAGCAAAGGCTTTAAGGTTTTGTGACCAGTCCTAACATGTTTCCCAGCTGAGTCCTATCTTCCAGTTCCCATCTACCTCCATGGACTCCCTAACAGAGAATCCTGAACACCAGGACATGTTTTGATTAAGTCAAAGTCAGTTCAAGACCTGGGATTGTGAGAATCAGTTTTGTAAAGCGTGATGGTCATTTGATGATGTCATTTGATTATATACTTTGCCTGGGTGGATTCTACTTGGATTCTTAGGTGATTTTGAAAACTgctaacatatatatattttttaaaggctagaACATCCTTTAACTACTTAAATCTGTCTAGCTTGGGTTTTGTTACTAAATACCTGGGTTCTGCAAAGAATAGAAGGCCTCAGGTATTCTTGTTTTCAGTTTGCCATACTTCCTTTTTGATTTACGTCATGTTCTacttggagagagaaaaagaggcaaCAAAAAGCCCCTGCCCGTGTGAATTTTATTGGGAAACCCCACCTCCACCCACTGCCCAATCTCTCTGTCTTCTCCACCCCCAACCCTGGgtgggcctttttattttttggccttataaatatatacaatttttatgattttatgtaccagtttaaaaaataaatttgaatttctttttaaagtcaggCTTCGATGACTTCACTGGTTGACAACATCTGGATGAATTTCATTAGTGTATCACAATTTGCTAACTCTGTGAAAGACAGTTGAAATGGCCTTGAGCAGCTTTCTCAGTTTTGATATCCCTAAAGGTATGAGAACCCTGTAGTGAATTATAAGCCATTCTAAACAATATTTGAAAAGTCCTAGAGAAGGAACATTCATTGTCTTTGGCCTGCTAACAAGGAAGAGGGTAACAAGCAGTTTGCCAACACTGTCAAGGGATACTGTGTGCATGGTTTGTTTTCAGTAAATCTGGGTTTTGTCTCCGGTTGGTAGATGTGATTTTTGTTATTGAAAACATATCAGCACCATCAATGCCATATCCAAATACTGTACCCTTTTATACCTAATCTGTTGAAGACTAATGCCACATCCTGTGATGTTATTGTATAGCAAAagtgttttatttcaaaatttacttcACAATCGAAATCTTTTGTAAAAACCAGGTGATTTAGCATCTGGCCAGGTAGAAATCTCTGCATGCCTAAATTGCTGATATTCCTGAATACAAATCAACCTACTTTCCTAGTCAGAATAGAAGAGTCTGATTGCCCAGAGCTGGGGGAGTATTACTGCATTATTCTTGCATGAAGGAGAGGAAAACCAGTGAAGTGTCTGTAAAAGGACAGTGCCAACAAGTGTGACTAAACATCCTTTCAATGAATGGCTTACAGACCAGGGATGTTGGACCCAATTTATAGATTAAACTGCTAGCAAAGTTTTCCCTGTAATATGCTTCACCTAAAAACTATTCttgctaattttgtttattttcaggaTGTAATGCAAATGGAGttcaaaaaattttggaaaaaagtggaaaattttaGCTGGTCTtggaaggatttaaaaaaaaaaaaaaaaaacagaagcttaAATGTTTCATGTAAATTTACCTAGTAGAACatactttttattactgcttttagTTATCACATTGGCATTGACATTTGtatttagaaaatactttaaacCAACTCTGTAATTTAATAATTAGTCTTTTTGTACATAATAGAACCCATTGTGTATTACTTGCTTACCCACTTTGCAaggtttttgtaatttttaactcATCCATATAAAGATGATGTTGTCTGTATAAGTCAGTGATGCTTCCAAACTGGTGGATTAGCTTTGACAGCTAAAGTCTGGTCTACAAGAATACTGTAACTTGATATGTATTTTTGTTGAAAttctttttgtaaaagaaaaaattatttacaatgtTATTTGAATGATTTATTGTAAATGCTCTGAAtctatatttattgttttgtatctgtatattaaaattaattccccccccccaaaaaaaataaaaataaaaaataaaaagctggtgCCACAGCaggatttttttcagttcttattATTAAGGGGAACATTATGTGGTTTTAGTTTGCTAATTTCCATGGACCTAATGTCAGCTGTTTAATCAGAAAAGCTACATTTTGATACCCTCCTCTTTACTGGTTGCCCCATGAGAGCTCCTGGGGTGCCGTTGGGTGATTTGCTTTGCACCATTTTCACTTGTAAACTTTATTGAACTGGATCCTGCAGAGCCTTTGATTTCTGTGTGCACATTGGGACCAATTTCTATGTGAAGATGGTTTCACAGAGGCATATCCATGGCACGTGGCAGATGCAGCAGCTTCCTAAGTCAGGCATTGAGCCCCTTGGAAATGAGCTTAGGTCTGAGAATCTCCCAGTGTGTTGAGGACTGGAAAAGTTTAGAAATGCCAGTGTCATTAAAGAGTTGTGTGGGTGAGTGACCAGCTGCTGATGGTGAGGGCCCCAGAGCCCAGACATCTGCCTTGGTTCTTTCCATTGGCTTGGAGGTGGCCAGACCTCCTCCCTCCCTTGGGCTTAGTGGAAGCTCGGCTCATAAGCAGATTCAGGCTGTATCTGAGAGCAGAGTGATGAACCAGGCTCCGGGATCCAAGATGCATGGGGCTGTGGTTCACAAGGATGGTGGACCCAGGGGCGAGCCCTGGGTCTTCTCTTTTCAGTGCTCCTGGAAAATGTTCTGATTTCTTCTGTCATGGTTTGTTCTGTAATTTGGAACCAAATAATGGGGTACACAACTACGTTATCCTAAGGGAACCTTTCAGGGCATTCCCCATCCATTCACAGGGTATTAACAGTCATCTCCCCAAGTTTATGTCCACCTGGAAGCTCAGatatgactttatttggaaacagaaGTTCTGCAGTTCTAACGATTTCAGTATCTGTCACCATACCATCCTCGCTTTAGTATGATTCTTAATTTAGTAACTGGTTCTCTAATAAGAGGAGAGAAGACATAGGGACACAGGGAACAGAAGTCCTTGTGGTCGTGGAATCAGAGGCTGGAGTGATGCTGGGACCTGCCAAGGAGCTCCCTGAGCCCCTGGAAGCTGGAGAAGGCTCGTTAAAGAGAGTTCCAAGGCATAAACCCCAGATCAGTTCATTTGGATTCCCATTTCCCTTTGACTTGCTCAGCTGGGTCATTTTTTTCTTGCCTGTGGGTGAAAATGGCAGATCCGTACCTTTGGATTAAAAACCCTCTTTGTCTAATAACCAATCCCGTGTGCATCCCAACTCCCAATTCCAAGGACAAGTTCTTCCCTTCCCCAGTGGAGCTTATGTGGGAGACATGGTCATGGCCTGCCTGTCCTCTTGTCCATGACATTAGTTTCCATGTCCCCTACAGTCACCTGCTACTGAAGGTTCTGAGTCTGCAGACCATACACAGGGAGAACAAAGACGTGGGAAGAGCCAGGAGAGACCAGGCAGGCGTGGTGGGCACAGTGTCAGCAGGCACCCAGGTGCTCTCTGGAGGCAGGTGGTTTATAGGATGGTTGCTTGTGTCCTTGGTTTTTGTGGCCACTTTGTAAGTCCTCTATGTGGTCTGATACCTTCTCTGAACAGCAGCAGGTATTTATATTGGTCTTTTGGCCAAAATTGCAGTTTAAATTTCCAGTTAACTTCTAGTTAAACTGCCCACAGAGTGTCTGGCACACATAGGCACCCGGAAACTGGGACATGTTGGCTGTGTTACCATTTGTTGTTACCATGAGTTGGAGAATCTTCTGGTGGTAGAGACCTGGGTCACAGATGCCCAAACCTCCACTGAGAGCTATGGTATGCTCTTCAAGGCTACCCATGACCTAATGTCCCCAGGTGGGCTCTCGTTCAGACAGGGGGGTCCTTAGTGTTTGGGAGCCCATGGGCTGTTGTTCTGGTCATGGGACTTGAGTTGCACAGGTGGGAGGACAGGGTGGGAGAGGCCAAGCTTACAAAATCCTCCAGAGAATGAATCACAATGTGGTCTATTCCCAGTGGAGCAGGTGATGGTGACATTCACAGTGAGGTAGGAATGCTGGCCAGTGCCACCCGTGTATCCACTGTGGTCAGCAGTTCCCCAGCCAGGGGCTTCTTTGGTTCGGTCTTGGGTTCCTCAAGGGGCAAGAACCTTTCATAGCTTGGGGAACGGAGTCATGCAGGGGCAAGGATTGAGTCTGCCCCCCGGGGCTTCTGGCCCTAGTGGCCCCATGGCAGTTCCCCCTGGCTGTGTGTTTCCTGCCTCTCAGGTCTCCCACTCGCTGCTTTTGGTTCTGGAGCAGGTTCTGGTGCTGCTCATGGTGGGCTTTTCCCATGGCATCGCCCTGGCCTTCAGTCTCCCCTGCTGGGCTCATTGGTCCCCGAAAGTCTCTCACTTAAGGACTGAAGTGTGGAGAGGTCAATCAGCATTGGAAGCTGTCCAGGCTGGCAGTGTCTGTGCTGTTGCTGGCCTCCTGGCCCATGATGAAAACTGCCTCTGAAACCATGTCAAGGGACCAAGACTGATTACATTTCCATACCCGGTAGACCTCTCTTGTTTGGTTGCCTCCCAAATTCCACCAGCCTCCTGAAGATAGCCTTTGAGGgagcctcctgcccctgcctcagaGGAGACCCCTCCAGTCTCTCAGGGGCCTCCATACACTTGTTTAGAGCCAGACATGGAGAAATCACTGGCAGCCAATGCCAGGCGACTTCCCTGTGAGGTGAGGG
This genomic interval from Marmota flaviventris isolate mMarFla1 chromosome 1, mMarFla1.hap1, whole genome shotgun sequence contains the following:
- the LOC114082248 gene encoding LOW QUALITY PROTEIN: spermatogenesis-associated protein 13 (The sequence of the model RefSeq protein was modified relative to this genomic sequence to represent the inferred CDS: substituted 1 base at 1 genomic stop codon) → MDDQELGFKAGDVIQVLEASNKDWWWGRNEDKEAWFPASFVRLXVNQEELSENSSSTHGEEQEEDTSTSHHKHSENKHQMRTNVIQEIMNTERVYIKHHKDTCEGYIRQCRKHTGMFTVAQLATIFGNIEYICKFQRKFLKDLEKQYNKEEPHLSEIGSCFLQHQEGFAIYSEYCNNHPGACVELSNLMKQSKYRHFFEACRLLQQMIDIALDGFLLTPVQKICKYPLQLAELLKYTTQEHSDYNTIKAAYEAMKNVACLINERKRKLESVDKIARWQVSIVGWEGLDILDRSSELIHSGELTKITKQGKSQQWTFFLFDHQLVSCKKDLLRRDMLYYKGRMDMDEMELVDVEDGRDKDWNLNVRNTFKLVSRTTDEVHLFCAKKQEDKAKWLQACADERRRVQEDQEMGMEISENQKKLAMLNAQKAGQGKSKDYSGCPVAPPHQNLHPLHQRHITVPTSIPQQQVFALAEPKRKPSHFWHTFHKLAPFRK